The window ATAAATATAACTTTgttttgtcttcttcttcatattttgTTAGTTACTTGCATCTCTTTAGACAAATGTTTGGCTAATCAAAATTACTACGGGACAGAAAAAGATTAAATACtatttatttgtgtataaatatatatgtttaatttatttttaatatttattttatattttaacatgtattttatacaaatatttgATTTAATGACTAATGTTTTATGTAAACGTAGCATGGTTGTTACTTAATGTAATTTTTTCTTAACTtgcaattataatttataaatacatCAAAGAGACAAAAGAAATAAAGTAATACTAACTATCATTGCCATACATTAATAATAACTATTACTTCTAGCATAATAGAGTGATTTAATTTATACACCAAATTATGACAATTGACAAGGCCAAACTAAATTGAACAATTGAACTCATACAAGTGTAACAAAGTTTGCAACTAAGAACAATAATAATGTCTCAGATCATAATATTACACTTGTTAGGAAGCAAACCATAGTCATGGAGTTACCAAGTTGAAGTAACCAACACAATAAGAAGCATTCAGTACTCAGAGAAGAAATCCAAATGGACAGAGTCATAGATTTCCAGACACTTTCCAGAGTGCTTCTTTGATCATCCCCAGCGGCGCAGTCGCTGTGCCTCGAAACTGAAGCAATTTCATAAAAGAATTCATTCAAACTTCACAACAAAattgttgaaggaggaagctaagaaacaaagaaaatagaattctcaataaatggtttaattattctgaatGTCACTGAATTTTGCTATCAAGTTCTTATATTGTACAACTATTTATACAATGTAAGAACTTGATTACAAGTTttgacttaattgaaaattgaataaaattatagAATCTATGACAACAAACCTTGGATTTAAGTGTCAATGTAAGAACACCTTCAGTTGTTGATGACTCAACTGAGTGAGCATCCAAATGCAGATTGTTAATAGCATCCATGATATCATGCAATATATATTCTCTATAAGGACATTTCATCTCAATCAAAACCTCTTGCTCCTTCATGTTAACCTTCACATCCAATGGCTTATTATTATCTTCTTCAGACACAACAAATCTGTCTATTTCTTCTCTGtctttttcatcaatgtcacaagcctttctcttgttcatcatccAGGGCTTCCTCATTCCCTTATTGTAAACCTTTCTGGCTCCATAGTTATCTGATATCTGCTCTAGCATATCTGGACATTTTCTTTTGGTTCTTGCTTCTGAATCCGACATGTCCATGTAAGATTCTAGTTCTTCCACTCTTGTCTCAAGCTCTTTCAAGTACTTAATTGTGTCGCCTAGGATCGAAATCTTCTCCACCTATATGCAGTGACAaatccagaaaattttgataaCGGAGGCAAATATAATACACAAACATAATAAGATCATGGGAGTAATGTATTTATAAATCTATATACTTCATAAAGAGCATATTTTTCTATGTTTACAAAGTGACCTCATGAAATACTTCAATTTCAATAGGTTTTAGATGAATTGGCTCCTTTACAAATTACAAATCATTGCAATCCCATACACAAATCAAATTTTAGATGAGAATTGTAGCATGCAATTTCGAAGCTATATAGTTCAAATCCAATATCATTGATTTTAAGAGTATGAAAACAAAGTACCTCACTTATAGGATGAGGAATTGAAGACTTGAGAATCTTAAAGTTTCCAGTTTCTCTTATTTTATCAGATAAGACATTTTCCCTGAACTTGTCATCAGCATTTTCCAATCTATTAGTCCATTCTTTTGTCTCATTTTCTTTCATTGATTCGATAGATGAGAAACTCCTATGCATAAGAGGGACAGTAAACAGAGTCTTCTTCAACAAGCTTTGCTCCAACCGCAGCCGATTTTGCTCACAGATTCCTCCTTTCTTCCATTTCACGAAACTCGATTTGCAATTTGAGTTACTAGCATACGGATTCTGCTTGAAAGCCGACGATCTCCCAAGAAGAGCAGAGAGTATTCTTGTGTAGCTTAAGTGTTCATCAGTTGCTTCTGCATCCAATGAACTTCTATTCAAATGATTGAAGCTTTGAATTCCCCTGATTAGTTGAACATCCTTTGAAGCCTTTCCCCGGTTCTCGGATGCCTCGGATATACAATCACAAGAACTCAGGGAATCAGGTGCACCATTGCTCAAGGCATCATCATCATCCATGAAATGAACTTGAGAAGAAGGCCCTCCATTATTGATTCCCTCAACCATCGATTCTCCAACACGGCAGTTGTGCTCGCAACCATTAGAACATCCATCAGGAGAATCCATGTTGGAATCTTGTTGTAGTTCCTTGATAGGATCTTGATCAAGCTTGATTTCTTCAGCTGGGGAACATGAGTACTCCAAAACCTTTGTGTCAACCAAAACATGTTCACCATTGGAGCATGGTTGAAGTTTGTCATCATCAGGCTTATTGAGTGCTGATGAAGATTTATCAGAGCAAATAGGCTTTGAGAATTCCAAGAGACAAGCCTTCACATGTTGAATAAGATTAGGGTCCTCTAGCACCTAATTAAGCATAATCCACATTTAGAACTAACactgaaaagaaaatgaaaccaGATTCATgaagaaaacaatgaaaaatttTACCAGTTCAGTTGTACCAATCTCAATAACACCCCCTAGATAGGGAAAGCACACTACAGTCTGAAAAACAGGTTTGAAACACAGTATGAACATTGAGATCTTTGTTACTGCCACAATGTAATAATCAGAAAGTATCTCCTTTTGCTTTTGATACCAACTCTTTTGGTTGAGAAGACATAAATGACTGTCTAATATCACAAATTACAAGtatgtttttcttctttaaaGCTCTCTACaaccataaatttttaatttctattgagAAAATATAACACATACCTGAATTGATGCACTCTGGGGAGTGGGCACAGCAATTGACACCAATGTCCAGATCAAAGAATTGTTAAGATGAAGAAAGTCACATGTGTCACAACAATTAAAAGCAAAAAACACAAATGATAAATTTATAGGGGTAAGTTCCAACCTTTGCAAGTAAAGAACGAGAGAAAACTTTACTATCTGCATATTGAGCATTGCATAACCATATCGTTTCGCCGATTTCTAGTGCTCTACCAGGCAAACTGTGTAACAAGAAGGAAAATTGAAGATCTATGATAGTGAAACATAGTAAACAAAAAATGTACATATTAACTACAAGAACTTTGACAGAAAGGAATACTACATATTGGTCTATTTTCTTACAGCTAAATATTCTATATAACCAAAAAAGGTGAAATCAATCTTTCTGAGAAGTTACTGTATCATATTTGGGTTTTTGATTATGTTTAGAGTCCCTGATTAATGTGAGTTCATCCAAACAGtctcaataaattaaaaaaaaggagaagaagatgatATACCTTTGATTAGGATAGAACACAAAGGACATGCAAACCAAATAATACCACTCAGAATCTGAAAGATCCTCAGGAGACAATGCAGCTGAAGGCCTTTTTGTTTGTGGATCAGATTCACCAACAAGAAGGAACTTGTACAGTTCCTTCAGCTGCTCACTCCTCTGAACTCCAATTTTGTCATTCTTGATCTCCATTGTTGTTTGCACTGTCTTCATTGTCTTAATGTCTCCATTGTAGTACCCTTCCCTCCATTCCAGCACTCTATATGTGTTCAATCATCACATTGTTCACATTAACATAAGTTTAAGTATCAAAGTAGCTTAGCAAGTTGGCCTTATGTTTCAGTAATCTCAGTGGAAGTTTCTGTAATGGATACAAATCAAGTTTCATTTGGTTACATTGTTTCCTTCTTGTAACTCAAGatcaattttctttctttcctcctaAAATCTACTCATCAAACTCTGTTGTTTCACTTTACTATCCATTTATGAAGAGGAAAAAAAGTagaagtaaaagtaaaaaataaaataaaacaatataaaattcATTTTACATGATATATGAAGCATCAAcatcattcttttcttttctttttttatccctGCATAATGAAAGCATTATGTATGTCTCAAAAAGTTCTCATAAGACAACAGCTTCATGAAACTAAAGACACATGATCATCATATACACAAGACTCATAAGAATAAACATTACCAAAACAGAAACTTCATGTCATGAGAGAAAAGTGGcattattttttgtattctaagaaggtttttttttttttctaattgattacccttcttgggttgttgaagGTGCCCAGAAAATTCCATAACTCCATTGAACACTTCTTACTGCCACAGCTAACTGTGTACTCAAACTCTTCTGCATCTTCTCATGCTTTGGACtccaagaagaagccatggcctTAAAAACAACTCAAATGTCATAAAAAACCTGCACCTTCATGCAATGATTACTTCCATTTTGGTATCATATAAAGGaatcaatagaaaaataaataataaaaagaacaatATCAAcagtacaaaaaaaattaaaaacagctgAATACAAAGTACACACCCCACAGATGAAAACAACTTTTGCTCACTGAATTTACCATGTGACTGTGGAGTGTTGTTGTTAAACTTTATGCAAAAAATGTTGAAACCAACACTGCCACATTGAAACGAAGGGAATCAGTCtacaatttcttctatttttaagTCTAAGGTGGTGGTGGCAACAGTAATTGAAGAATCTAAAGTGTTGTACTATAATTTATTTCACTCAGAATATATGTGCATAATGCATGTGTGGCATTTTGCTTATCATTACACTGCTTTCTTGACCGTACTGAAATCATTAGaatctcacacacacacacacacatacattcATAGTGaaattttaacaaacacctatcGTGCAGATTAGGTTCACTACATAATTGCCTTTTATTTCTTCTCATAGCTAATTTTTCTTCTGTGCAAAACTTTCTACTTAATAACATGGAGCTTAGTTTTGATGTAATGTAACATAAGTGGTATTTTTTAGAAGGaacattaattttgataaaaatatgttGTCTATGCTTAAATAAGTGTCTTGATAGTACTAGTTGTGTCTTGTgtggaccaaaaaaaaaaagtactattTGTTAATAAAAGTACAAATCTCTTATTTATAAAGCTTTTAGGACAATAAATTATTGAATCAAATACATTTGAGTTGTTGACTCAAAAAAATTAATGCCTTTGGATTAATCAAGACTCTTAATATAATtagcatttagtttatttttttaaacatctAACTAAAGCTAGGACTGTTAAAATGGACTAAATTCTTGGATCAGTCCATTTATCTATTTAAATGGGTGgattttgtctctaaaattaaaTCAGTTTAAATTTTGGGTAAAACAGGTTAAACccgattaacaaaaaaaaatgacgACTTAAACGGACTATCTCATAGGCTAAACAAGCGGctcgtttatttttttttcaaaaaatgtattacttttagctaatatttttttatttgacccGAAAATCTGAcctattaactaaaaaaaatatactatttatttagaattttttacctaaaaataaaaagataattggATCAACCCATTTAACTTATCTGATTGATCATAAatgatttaaactaaaaaattataacttacaaataaaacaaattaaaacggATCAAATCTAAATAAGTCAGACTAGTCCATTTGAGAGCCTTAACTAAAGGTTGTTATACCTAATACAGTTAATTAGGAGTttaaaactaaactcattaaaataaattatgctTTTGTCATTGGGGGTTTTTTCATGTTAATGGCTGTatattttgtaaatattatttttcattgttagtTGTTTTGTCATTTGGCTTGGCCCACTCAGATTGAAAACTCTCTGGAAAGCTCTGCATTGCATTGCAGTGCAGTTGCCAGTTTATTTGTCTTTAAATGCTTTTTCATCATGACcaaatacttttatttatttatttatttattcattattctTTGATATCAATTATGATGACAAGCTAAGATACttattaatagtattttttttaaattacggaaaaaatgtttataattaagaattgataaaataagattaaataaGTGGTTAGTCATTATAaaatgtaagttttttttttgctttagttATTactgttaatttatttattaaatgctaatgcattaaggtaaatttaaactttaaatttaaaaatttaacctatcatgttaatatttaataaaataaactaataaccaaTATAAAAACCAAGAGACTCTAATTTGCTTGTaccaaaattaagaaaaatatattttatgaagAAGAAATTacgaaaacaaaaaattatttaaagctGTACAATACTACAATAATACATGTACAATATATTAAGAGTATGAGTTGGTCGAATTATTGGATTATATTTAAACTCGCACTCGACCTTATCCATATATTAACTCGCTTTACTCTCAACTCGACCCACTACGAATCGAATTACTAACCCTGACCAAATGAATTAGATCAAATTAAATATTcacatataaaattaatattactaACCTTACTTTATATCATGCAAAATGGCATCATATGCAGAAATTAACCCTACACCAACATTGTACATATTCTTGTTAGTTATGTAAAGAGAAATGATATATGTTTCAACAAGAGTGGAAGAtattcatttatttaatgaaaaatGTTGGTCATGTATACTATATGAATAAGTTAACTTAGTTTGTAAAAATTTGAATGATtcatcttaatttttgaaaaattaatcttttaatcACTTTTTGTTTTAACctttaatatatagaataataacGTAGGGTCACCCACGAAACACAATGATTTAATAAAGTATCACATAATAATGCCATTTAATATGATATATTATCATCCCATAATAttgttaagataaaaaaaaattctgagAGGCTAATTTAATTTACTATTAACAATTTTAATAACTATAAATAAAGGCCAAAGTAACTCATCTATATCAGTACCCGAACTAAATTCAACATTATTGTTGAACcaaaatttatatgtaaaatataccGTGTGAAGTCCTTAGAAAATTATCAATTATCTATAGAagtcaaatatttatttattagttataaaatgttgaaaatgaattgcatttattttttaaaacgaaAAAACTCAACACAATTGATTAAGAAAAATGGGGTTAAATTTTGgcctcttttaattttatttttaaattaggatTCTGTTGAGATACTTTGAGTAGAAAAGCAGGAAATACTTTAGTTTTGTCTTTTGACGGGTTAGGAGCCAAAACAGAATTGCAAGCAAGATAAGTTATTGTGAAGTATAGCTGGATATGATAATCAtgagattattttattttgtctcctaTAGTGCAGAATCAGaaacagaaaagagaaagagaaatggcacacagatgtaTCATAGTTCAGCTACTTAATACAATGTAGTCTATattcagtctccatcacaactatgacgaaatttcactatctttcaacAGAATTATATTAATCAATTCTCCCTAGGATTCTACCCAATCCTATTTGGAAAAATTCAGTTTCTAACCCAAACCAAACTTGACTAGGAACTCACTCTAATTTTCAATAGtaaagtgctcacccaacttgtAAGGAAATCCCCTCAGAATCatgacaacaaaacaaaaaaaaaaaaaaaaacttacaaaaGATTTCTGAAATAAACATAGGCTTTTCTCCAAGTCTAATTCTCTTGCCTTTTTTCACTCAATGGTTTTTTCATACAAATCTCACTGTTATGTTTTTActattgaaaacaaagaaagactAGACTGAGACAATAAGATATTCAATgagaaccatgaaggagaagaatgaaTAGCTCAATAAGCTATGGAAAACCAAACTTTGTGCTTTCTCTCCTTACTCCAATCGTTGGTTGTTCACCCTTTTAACAGAGGAATGAAGCTTCCAAAACTTGAAACTTGCTTCAACACTTGTTTAATTTCTTCTCCTAAAAATTATAAGTAACAGTGGTGTGACAGAGGAGAGATAGAGTAGAAGTAGTGACTGAATCATACATgcaactatatcttctatcttctcTTTTAACCTCTTTCATCTTGCTTGTTGAATCTGAATCCTTCATTCTTGCTTTGACTCCAAGTCAGATTCTTGAACGTTGATTCACAGCAGAGCTCCATTATCTTCAATATTTTCAACTTTCTACTTCTGTACTTACATTGAGAAGATTTTTTCATTAAACTTTAATGAAGCACAaatataaaaacttttttttttgttatttgcctTTCGAATGTGATCTTGCCTTTTGTCCTAGTCTCTTTgactttctcttctttgtttagatTTGAAAACTTGCTTTTTGTTCTTCGATTTTGCTCTAATTCTaggcttttcctttttcttgcttTGCTTCAGAGAAATCACGTGGGTGATGGactaagagaagagaaagaagagagagttcGGTCGCCACTACTCGCCCTTCGACGCGCGCCTCTTTTGTTGCCGGCAGCATCCAGTTCGGTCGCCCCCTGCGTTCAGTCACGATTCTGGCATGGGCTTCGCCAGAAGGCCTCATCGGTGACTCAGTTTCACATCGTAGGATCCTGGGTTGCTGCTCGCCTCAGCTCCAGAATCGAGACCGTTGTGCGCGCCCCCTACGTCCTGCATCCTCCGTCTAAACAGTTTCTGTTGACCTCGTTGTTGTTGCGGCCCCCAAACACCTTCCGTCGTCAATGATATACGGGAGGTTAGTGGGTTGATGTCTTAATGCGATGGTAACTATTTCTGTTGCTGCTAGTTGTACATGCAATGAATCTTAGTGAGGTTTTTGATTGTTTATAGTAAAAATTTTCATTGTTGCAATTTCACTGTATCAGAACGTGTAAAATAAGTTGTTATACATGATTGTAATTGATTTAATCTTAGCgtggaaaatttttcaaaaatttgatttaaatagcGTAGTAGTTTTCGCTCGCTGTGTGAACTTTTGTATGCAATGTCACATAAACTAGTTGACTATTGTCGTTGTTTGACACTACTCTGATGAACttagttattttcttttgttttatcatATGATGAACTTCAATGGTGTTATTATGAGTTTCCAAAAATCAATAAAAGGGTTTTACATTGAGAAttaatacttaatttttttattatataataagttGTTTTTATCGTAATATAGTTCTCTTAAAATCTTATAACTCTTTATATTGGTTCTTTCAATGAGCGGTGAATCAAAAAGGAATATTTATGCAGAATTTTGCTTACTAGACTGAAAATTTTACAGGATAAATAAAGTGTGGTAAATCAAAATTATCCGACTActactctaaaaaaaatatatacataaaaaattcaaaaatattatttgtacattaaatttagttactaaaattagttat is drawn from Arachis hypogaea cultivar Tifrunner chromosome 12, arahy.Tifrunner.gnm2.J5K5, whole genome shotgun sequence and contains these coding sequences:
- the LOC112726262 gene encoding transcription factor EGL1 isoform X2, with the protein product MASSWSPKHEKMQKSLSTQLAVAVRSVQWSYGIFWAPSTTQEGVLEWREGYYNGDIKTMKTVQTTMEIKNDKIGVQRSEQLKELYKFLLVGESDPQTKRPSAALSPEDLSDSEWYYLVCMSFVFYPNQSLPGRALEIGETIWLCNAQYADSKVFSRSLLAKSASIQTVVCFPYLGGVIEIGTTELVLEDPNLIQHVKACLLEFSKPICSDKSSSALNKPDDDKLQPCSNGEHVLVDTKVLEYSCSPAEEIKLDQDPIKELQQDSNMDSPDGCSNGCEHNCRVGESMVEGINNGGPSSQVHFMDDDDALSNGAPDSLSSCDCISEASENRGKASKDVQLIRGIQSFNHLNRSSLDAEATDEHLSYTRILSALLGRSSAFKQNPYASNSNCKSSFVKWKKGGICEQNRLRLEQSLLKKTLFTVPLMHRSFSSIESMKENETKEWTNRLENADDKFRENVLSDKIRETGNFKILKSSIPHPISEVEKISILGDTIKYLKELETRVEELESYMDMSDSEARTKRKCPDMLEQISDNYGARKVYNKGMRKPWMMNKRKACDIDEKDREEIDRFVVSEEDNNKPLDVKVNMKEQEVLIEMKCPYREYILHDIMDAINNLHLDAHSVESSTTEGVLTLTLKSKFRGTATAPLGMIKEALWKVSGNL
- the LOC112726262 gene encoding transcription factor EGL1 isoform X3; translation: MAMASSWSPKHEKMQKSLSTQLAVAVRSVQWSYGIFWAPSTTQEGVLEWREGYYNGDIKTMKTVQTTMEIKNDKIGVQRSEQLKELYKFLLVGESDPQTKRPSAALSPEDLSDSEWYYLVCMSFVFYPNQSLPGRALEIGETIWLCNAQYADSKVFSRSLLAKSASIQVLEDPNLIQHVKACLLEFSKPICSDKSSSALNKPDDDKLQPCSNGEHVLVDTKVLEYSCSPAEEIKLDQDPIKELQQDSNMDSPDGCSNGCEHNCRVGESMVEGINNGGPSSQVHFMDDDDALSNGAPDSLSSCDCISEASENRGKASKDVQLIRGIQSFNHLNRSSLDAEATDEHLSYTRILSALLGRSSAFKQNPYASNSNCKSSFVKWKKGGICEQNRLRLEQSLLKKTLFTVPLMHRSFSSIESMKENETKEWTNRLENADDKFRENVLSDKIRETGNFKILKSSIPHPISEVEKISILGDTIKYLKELETRVEELESYMDMSDSEARTKRKCPDMLEQISDNYGARKVYNKGMRKPWMMNKRKACDIDEKDREEIDRFVVSEEDNNKPLDVKVNMKEQEVLIEMKCPYREYILHDIMDAINNLHLDAHSVESSTTEGVLTLTLKSKFRGTATAPLGMIKEALWKVSGNL
- the LOC112726262 gene encoding transcription factor EGL1 isoform X1 is translated as MAMASSWSPKHEKMQKSLSTQLAVAVRSVQWSYGIFWAPSTTQEGVLEWREGYYNGDIKTMKTVQTTMEIKNDKIGVQRSEQLKELYKFLLVGESDPQTKRPSAALSPEDLSDSEWYYLVCMSFVFYPNQSLPGRALEIGETIWLCNAQYADSKVFSRSLLAKSASIQTVVCFPYLGGVIEIGTTELVLEDPNLIQHVKACLLEFSKPICSDKSSSALNKPDDDKLQPCSNGEHVLVDTKVLEYSCSPAEEIKLDQDPIKELQQDSNMDSPDGCSNGCEHNCRVGESMVEGINNGGPSSQVHFMDDDDALSNGAPDSLSSCDCISEASENRGKASKDVQLIRGIQSFNHLNRSSLDAEATDEHLSYTRILSALLGRSSAFKQNPYASNSNCKSSFVKWKKGGICEQNRLRLEQSLLKKTLFTVPLMHRSFSSIESMKENETKEWTNRLENADDKFRENVLSDKIRETGNFKILKSSIPHPISEVEKISILGDTIKYLKELETRVEELESYMDMSDSEARTKRKCPDMLEQISDNYGARKVYNKGMRKPWMMNKRKACDIDEKDREEIDRFVVSEEDNNKPLDVKVNMKEQEVLIEMKCPYREYILHDIMDAINNLHLDAHSVESSTTEGVLTLTLKSKFRGTATAPLGMIKEALWKVSGNL
- the LOC112726262 gene encoding transcription factor EGL1 isoform X4, with translation MKTVQTTMEIKNDKIGVQRSEQLKELYKFLLVGESDPQTKRPSAALSPEDLSDSEWYYLVCMSFVFYPNQSLPGRALEIGETIWLCNAQYADSKVFSRSLLAKSASIQTVVCFPYLGGVIEIGTTELVLEDPNLIQHVKACLLEFSKPICSDKSSSALNKPDDDKLQPCSNGEHVLVDTKVLEYSCSPAEEIKLDQDPIKELQQDSNMDSPDGCSNGCEHNCRVGESMVEGINNGGPSSQVHFMDDDDALSNGAPDSLSSCDCISEASENRGKASKDVQLIRGIQSFNHLNRSSLDAEATDEHLSYTRILSALLGRSSAFKQNPYASNSNCKSSFVKWKKGGICEQNRLRLEQSLLKKTLFTVPLMHRSFSSIESMKENETKEWTNRLENADDKFRENVLSDKIRETGNFKILKSSIPHPISEVEKISILGDTIKYLKELETRVEELESYMDMSDSEARTKRKCPDMLEQISDNYGARKVYNKGMRKPWMMNKRKACDIDEKDREEIDRFVVSEEDNNKPLDVKVNMKEQEVLIEMKCPYREYILHDIMDAINNLHLDAHSVESSTTEGVLTLTLKSKFRGTATAPLGMIKEALWKVSGNL